The nucleotide window ACATGACATTTGGGGGCTTCCATTAAAAAATCACCAAGCCTATGCCACTGTAATCTCTTCCTTAAGTGCCTATGATCTTTCCACAGTCACAGGTCTATGCCTGGTCAATACCCAGTGGCCAGGTCTCTGAGCTGTGGGCAGAGATGGCAGCGACTCGGAGGGCTGGGAGGAGATGAGGGGAGGAAAGATCACTTTTCCTGACAACTTACAACTTGATTCCACTTATAAGCCATTTATTTTCAGAAGTAAGTAATGGGTGAGGACATAGGCCAGGTCCACAATTTGTGCACTTGAGAGATTAAGGCCTCTGAGATCAAATTACCACAGCAAACTGAGACAGAATTATTGTAGGGATGTTTGGGgaggaggcagaaagaagaggaagaagccaGAGACCCAAGAAAGGAGACAGGAATAGATTTTGATGAAAATTGCTTCCTACTCTGTACCCTTGAGGAAACAAAGAGGACAAATAAGAAGCAACAGTGATAGGAGGAAGCTGGGCGTTTCTCTGGAATAAAACTGGCTAGGTAGCGGAGCATTGACAGTGAGTGTGCTTGGCCGGTGGAACGAAGGGATGTGCTAGTTCAGGCCTTTGAACTCCTGGTGTCAGGATCACAACCTTGGCTCCTTTAATCGTCCCCTCTAGGAGGGAAGCATGCCAAATGTCAGGTCTCACACTGACTGTTCCAGTCCATAGCTAGAAAATGACCCATAGAGGAAGATCTATGGATGAGAGAAATACTGGGAGATGAAGAGAAAGGACGTTTTAGTGAGTGCTTTTTTTTGCACATGAGGCAATAGATTTCAAATTTCTGTGGAAGAAACGTGAGAACCTGGGAAGAGTGAATATTCAGAACCGAGCAGCAGAGGCAATGACACAGCATGGAAAGATTTCCTCTGAtccttctgccttctcttttACTGAGGTGAATTTGTTGTCTCTGCGTTGCCTCTATAGCAGTACAAAAGGAATCTTAAGGACACAGAAGAACAGAAGTCTAAGGAGTCTTATATTTAAGGAAGATAAGCTGCAGTCATTGAAATTGCTGGTTATTGTAAGATAAATCCCAGATTCCCACATTTTGCTTAATGAcagcagatttttttgtttgtttgtttgtttttttaactgcaaAGCATTAATGGAATCCAAATTCCAGCCTGGCTTAGGAGATCAACAGTAACTCTCTTGATTTAATGGTTTTGCAGACTCTTGAAGGCATTGTcatccattaaagaaaaaattttaaatcactcTTGAAAGAAAATGTCTTGGATGATAAATAAGATTTGAAGCAAGATTAGAAAAAGCTTGAGAGAagaatctctttaaaaattttaccagATTTTCCGCACTATCGCCAAAATGGGTCAAATAACAGATTTGCCTACAGCTTCATggagactattttttaaaatattggttatTTGCCAAGGCACACACTGAAAGTAAGGGCCACTTGGCCGACAGCAGAATTGAGTCTTGGATCCCAGGATGCTGGTTTTAGGCTTGCTCCCGGAAAGAGGGCAGCATTTGCCATCCCCCTCCTTTTGCCCTAGGAGTTGAGCACTTTCTGCAGTACTTAAGAGTGTCCAGGGAAGATGTGGGAGTCAGGTGAATAGTTCCCATCGCCAGTAACCCCAGAGCGCCTCCCCCTGCGTTGTTTCCTTTTAATGTTAGATCCGCCACCTGGGTGCCCACACTTAGCTAAGGCCCCTTAGTTTATTTTCCTGAATTGCGCTTGGAAATCTTTTCCTGGGGAGCTGATAGCCAGACTTCTAGGGGCTTGACCGCTTTTCCCAGACTAATCTCCTTAAAGACCCGTTAAGCAGGGGAGAGACGGTGGAGACTGGATGAACTGGACAGTGGGGGTAGGGAGAAAGGGAGTGGCCGTGTTCCTGCGGTCCGCTGAGATCCGGCAGGTCCAGGGTGAAGGAGATGGGATTGGAGAGGCTGAGCAGTCCGGGTTCGCTGTCCGCCACTTGGGCGCGGAATCAGAGCAGGACTTGCTGagccctcctccccttccctctccccctccgTCTCCCCTTCTgcttccttttccctccccctGGAGCGgtagcggcagcagcagcaggaagccGAGCCGGGTTGAGCGACTCGGAGGCAAGCGGAGGAGCTGGAATATGGGGAATCAGCGAGGGCGGTGGGGCCAGGAGCCCTTGGGAGGGCCTACGGAGGGAGCGGCCCCAGGCGTTTGCTAACGCGTGAGCGGTGGGGGAGCGGGCTCAGGGTGGCACGAGCGGAGGCGGGGCCCGGGCGTGGAGCACGGCTGGGGAAGCTGCCGCCTCCGGCCCTGCCCGGCTGCCTCCGCCGCGGCCAGTGGCTATGGAGCAGGCGGGCACCAGACCTGCGGCGACAGAGCATTCACGGCTCCGGCGGCCCATGCCCTGGCTGCTGCTACTGCCTCTCcggctgctgttgctgctgctgctgctaccgGGCCCAGCGGCCTCCCAGCTGCGATACTCCGTGCCAGAGGAGCAGACACCCGGCGCGCTCGTGGGCAACGTGGCTCGCGCGCTGGGGCTCGAGCTGCGGCGCTTGGGGCCGGGTTGCTTGCGCATCAACCATCTGGGTGCGCCCAGTCCGCGATACCTGGAACTGGACCTGACTAGTGGAGCGCTCTTCGTCAACGAGCGCATTGATCGGGAGGCGCTCTGTGAGCAGCGGCCTCGCTGCCTGCTCAGCTTGGAAGTGCTGGCGCACAACCCCGTGGCGGTGAGCGCCGTTGAGGTGGAAATACTGGACATCAACGACAACTCACCGCGTTTCCCGCGGCCCAATTACCAGCTTCAGGTAAGCGAATCGGTGGCTCCTGGAGCGCGCTTTCACATAGAGAGTGCGCAGGACCCAGACGTGGGCGCCAACTCAGTACAGACCTACGAGCTCAGCCCCAGCGAGCACTTCGAGCTGGACCTTAAGCCCCTGCAGGAGAACAGTAAAGTGCTTGAGCTGGTGCTGCGCAAGGGCCTAGACCGGGAACAGGCAGCCTTGCACCACCTGGTTCTCACAGCCGTGGATGGGGGCATCCCAGCCCGCTCGGGTACGGCACAGATCTCTGTGCGTGTCCTGGACACTAACGACAACTCTCCTGCCTTTGACCAGTCCACTTATCGCGTCCAGCTACGGGAGGACTCGCCCCCAGGCACACTGGTGGTGAAGCTGAATGCCTCAGACCCGGATGAGGGCTCCAATGGTGAGCTCAGGTACTCCTTGAGCAGCTACACTTCGGACCGGGAGAGGCAGCTCTTCAGCATAGATGCCAGTACTGGGGAAGTGCGAGTAATTGGGGGGCTGGATTATGAGGAAGCCTCCTCCTACCAGATCTATGTGCAGGCGACTGACCGGGGTCCAGTGCCCATGGCAGGTCACTGCAAGGTGCTGGTGGACATCGTGGACGTGAATGACAATGCCCCAGAGGTGGTGCTCACGGACCTGTATAGCCCAGTGCCTGAGAATGCTACACCCAACACCATTGTAGCCGTTCTCAGTGTCAATGACCAAGACTCAGGCCCCAACCGGAAAGTGAGCCTGGGTCTGGAGGCCACACTCCCTTTCCGACTGAATGGCTTTGGAAACTCCTATACACTGGTGGTGAGTGGCCCGCTGGACCGAGAGCGGGTGGCTGTCTACAACATCACGGTGACAGCCACTGATGGGGGAATACCACAGCTCACATCCCAGCGGACACTGAAGGTTGAGATCTCTGACATCAATGACAATCCACCAAGCTTCCTGGAGGACTCCTATTCCATCTACATACAGGAGAACAATTTGCCAGGTGTGTTGCTCTGTACTGTGCAAGCCACAGACCCAGATGAAAAGGAGAATGCAGAGGTGACCTACTCCCTTCTGGAGAGGGAGATTCAAGGGCTGCCAGTCACCTCCTATGTCTCCATTAACAGTGCCAGTGGCAGCCTTTATGCTGTCAACTCCTTTGACTATGAGAAGTTTCGGGAGTTCTTTGTGACTGTGGAGGCTCAGGACAAGGGGATTCCACCACTGAGCAGCACTGTGACTGCCAACGTGTATGTGGTGGACATGAATGACCATGCCCCTCACATTCTGTACCCTACCTCAACGAACTCGTCAGCAGCCTTTGAGATGGTGCCTCGAACTGCCCCTGCTGGCTACCTGGTCACCAAAGTCATAGCCATGGACTCAGACTCTGGGCAAAATGCTTGGCTTTTTTACCATCTAGCCCAGACTTCTGACCTGGACCTCTTTAAAGTAGAACTGCACACAGGAGAAATTAGGACTACCAGGAAGATGGGAGATGAGAGTGGTAGCACTTTCAACCTGACCGTGGTGGTCCGAGATAATGGAGAGCCATCACTATCAGCCTCTGTGGCCATTACAGTAGCTGTGGTGGATAGGGTTTCCAAAATCCTCCCTGACACTCAGAGACATGTTAAGAGCCCTCGGACATATTCTGAAATTACCCTTTATCTAATAATAGCATTAAGCACAgtgtcttttatatttcttttgacaATCATCATTTTGAGCATCATCAAGTGCTACCGCTACACTGCGTATGGCACTGCATGCTGTGGAGGCTTCTGTGGAGTAAGGGAGAGGTGCCCTGCAGAACTTTACAAACAGGCCAACAACAATATTGATGCCAGGATACCGCATGGCCTCAAAGTGCAGCCTCACTTCATTGAAGTTCGAGGGAATGGCTCCCTCACCAAGACCTACTGCTACAAGGCCTGTCTGACAGCAGGCTCAGGGAGTGACACTTTCATGTTTTACAATACAGGGGCCCAAACAGGACCAGGGCCTTCGGGAGCCCAAGCAGCAGTGACTGACAGCAGGAACCTCACAGGCCAAAGTGGTCAGAGTGCTGGGAACCTGATTATTCTCAAAAACGAGGCTATTTCTCAAAATGAGGTGAGATAGTGGTAAGGGAGTCTTCTACAAACTCATGCATTTGTCGCATATCCCCCAATAACCTGTGGTTGGCTTTATTGAGTCATTAACAGTGGCAAGAGTTATCTGGTAAACTGGGTATATATAGTATCCACACTTTGATCATCATCTACTATTTCCTCTCTAGAAAAACAGCACtaaagaattgttttattttccattttcagagGCATGAAGATTGTCCATAAAATTGTTTGAGAAGTGAGGATTAGTCTTAACATTTAATGCTAAGGACAGATTTGTAGAGAAACAGAACAGGCCTTGGAATAGGGATTATGTTTTAGGGAGTAACATTATGAGACCCAAGGAGAAATGGCCTCTGCTGTATCATCTACAGGGAAATTTTTCTTTCGAAATCCTATAGGAGTGATGTTTCTTAAAAAGCTCTGAGGCCTCTAGGGGCTGTCATAGTCACCACTGTATGCTGTCTCTGTTTATACTCTGGACTATCTACAGTGGAAATTAATATTTCTGGTACTTTCACTGAACCTATGTGATAAGATCCTCTGGAAATGCATGTCACAGGTGATAAAGCTGTAATATTTAGACATCATACTGAAGCTAAAGTTTGCTTTGGCTGTATGATGTGGCAACTCTTCTGTAGGGAGCTGTCAGAGGGAGTGGATGATGGTAAGGCAGAGAGATTAAGTACCAATTTGTCTGGTTGGGCCAGGGAGGTATTAGAATGAGTGGATTAGGGGTGTGGGGGGATGGTGAAGACCAAGACAAGCTGGGAttaggaggaagagaagggaaaaagaattCTCCCTATAGCCACCTTTCTTGGCATACTCTGAATTCATTGTAAGAGGATTTCCCTGAATTTAGCTTAAATGCAGCCTGTAATCTTCTGATTTTCTGTTGACAGTTTCTATGGTTTTGATGAGATGTAAAGTAGCCTTTTCAAGTCCTTCATGTCTTTAAGTTAAATGACAGTACTTCCAAAGCATACATTCATTTTCTGGATCTAAAATTTGATTTGCTATAGCTTCAAAAGGCTGGCTTGGAAAGTGGATGGCTTACCCTACAGTAAAGTGTACAGTCAGGTGTTAGTATATGCACTAGTTTTGAGTTTTAGGTAGATATAAGGCCAGCTTGTTTATTATTACGAAGAATGTACATAAATTATTAGAAAGTACAtgattatgtgtgtgtttgtgtggtgtgtttgtCTCTGCATGTATGCTTGAAATAACAGAGATATGCTTTGTGATACTTAAAACTTGGATTTCAAAAGCCAAAATTTTGTCCCATTAATAGTGATGAATTGTTACCTTTCCAAATATCTACTTTGTAGAAAGGGCTTTTAGAGCTACTATACAATGTGTGAACAATATTTGTCTCTCCCCTATTTTTTGCAATATATTTTCATTGACatattgctgtatttttagtaatgtcCATATTGTTGCATTTGAAGTTCATGGTAATCTTGAGGAATTTAATGCACAGGCACAAAAGTTCCCATTCCTGATTAAGAGTAGATTTTTCTCATTGACATTTCTGatagatttattcatttatcagaaGTGCCTGGTGTTAGTCAATGCTGAGTAACCACAGGAGGCAGATTGCAGATTAAGAAAAACGGGGGAAAAAATCAAAGAGTTTCCAGAATTCTTTAGATCGTAGCATTAAAAGGGTTTAGCTTTAAATAAGGTTGCTGTAGACATTTGCTTAACAAATTCCCGTGAAGCCCTTTGGGATTGGGGTGGGCTGCAGGTGGTAAAGAGGCGTGAACAAGTCAGGCCAGGCTCAGCTTTGCCACCAGCTGTGAGCTGGAAGCTCAGAGGAAAGACACTGTTACCCTCCCTCTCCTGACTTAAAGCTTGGGGCAATTTGATATATAAACTATTTCTGTCTTACACTGACCTGTATGTTAATGTACTTTCGTACACAAACATTTAATCTAGGgtgaaaattatttcagaaattgcTTGCTTTGGGGAGATTTTGCCAGGAAAATGCATGATTTTTAATAAAGGCAAATTTCTGCCAGGCACTTTTGGAAATCCAGTGAAGAGCCCCAAGATCTACAGCTCCAGAAATGTTTGCAATTATAGGGAGAGAGTGAGTCACACTGTTATAGTGTGGCAAGATGGGAACAAAAGTCACTCAGTTCTGAAAGTCGTCATTGCTGGATCAACCTGTTAAATTCCCATgttgggctttctttttttcctatctgGTTACTACAGATGGCAGGAGAGTCCTGGGGTACAATTAGTACCATGTGCCTACATTAAAAGTAGATGGGAATTAGAGAGGAAGAGTAAGGGAATTTGTACTCACTAACCACCCTGCtctatagatatatgtatatcatacatatatacacacatatatctcatATTATTGAATCTTGAATATTCAAGATTATTCAATATATTGAATATtataatattgaatatatatatgatttcattACCTGCAAGTgatgcattaaatatttgttaaaatctaGCATATGAGGAAATAAACTCAGGGAGGTTAGGTAATATACACAATCACATTGCTAGTGTTATTTTAAGTTGTATCCATCTGACtccaaaaactttttttcaatGCTATGAGTAGACAGAAGTTCCAGTGTTTATATTCCCTTTGATATGGGATATTCAGGCATTTAAGCTATCACTAATTCACCTAGTCATATGTATTAACTGCttttggagaaagagtaatttctTACATAGAAGCAGGTAACAAATGGGCATATCAGTGAgttactactattttttttttttgagacaaagttttggcctgtcacccaggctggagtatagtggcgtgaatatggcttactgcagccttgacctcctggtctcaagcattcctcacacctcagcctcctgagtagcttggaccatAGATGTGCGCCACCGTGTCTGACtagtttttagtgtttttttgtttttgttttttggaagagatggggtctcactatgttgcacatgccgttaatatatttgtatttatttatttgcttcacTATTGGCAAAGCCTGTTAAGatcttttgtttctattatttcactgatttttctcttgttgcttatTAAATATCAGCATTTAACCCCAGACTCTAATCTGCTGGTAGATTTTACCCCCAGTGAGCTCATTTCATGAATCACTTATGCAGTGAGGATTCTGAAGTAGCTATTTGGCAGTAGGGCAGAATTTCTCTTTGGAAATTTCCGAAATTGATACTGAATTTGGTTGGCACTCCCTTCAGAGTCTccataaaaagaaaccaaatttttttttttttgaaatggagtctcactctgttgccaggctggagtgcagtggcgtaatcctggctcactgcaacctccgcctcctgggttaaagtgattctcctgcctcagcctcctgagtagctgagattacaggcacgcgccactacgccctgctaatttttgtatttttagtagagatggggtttcaccatgttggccaggatggtctcaatctcttgaccttgtgatctacctgccttggcctcccaaagtgctgggattacaggtgtgagccaccatgcccggcaaaggAAACCAAATCTTAAGGTAGATTCTGTGCTTTTGTGGTCGTGGTGTTGTGATTGCTAATGAGTCACTTTGAGTGCTCTAGTAGATTTGTCCAATAGCGTATCAGTGGGCCCAGTTGGCACAACATGTACAAATTACAAAAGAGTAGCAGAGATGAGTTAAGTTTGCGTTCACTTTCACttattttaaagcaatgtgtagtcACCAAACCTTCAGTTATTTCTGCCACTATGTGTGCGTATTCACCCTAATTCCAGACATAGTGACCTGAAagagttaatttttctttcagtttatttcCCCCAGCACTGACTTTTCTAACTGATGACTCTATCCTGGAACAGAGTTTACACTCAGTGTAAAGTGACGTGGtagtgaaattataaaaattgtacAATGGTCAGAATAGACAAAGAAATCATATCTATGAACTTCCACTCCAGTTTTTCATCCTCTGGTAGTCACTTCATAATGACTGGGGCTGTTTAGTTTGCAAACTTCATATCGGTCATAGGACTGTTCTTCtgagaaaaagtttattttctttggtctgaagatacaataatttatttcaattacCTCCTTCCTCAGTTTTTCTACAGACTGCTGAGCCAGATGGAATTATGGCTGagctcttctctgtctctttatctGGTACACATTCTGACTGAAGAAGAAATCTATTCATTGTAGCTTGAATGTCATTGGCCTACTGTTTCCTTCTGAcccaggagtgagccatcacatGGGCATCTGGTCTAACTCAGAACACTCTGCAGGGACACAGCCTGGCATATTATACGTTGCCTATTGGCATGCTGTCTACTTGACAGAATAGCAAAGTCAGTTCTAGATACTTACCTTGGTTGCCTACCAATTTTTGCTCTCAATGAGAGGTCAGAATAATGTCAATTTGCAAATGTTTGAGGAACGATTCCTGTCACCAAACCCAGAGGTTTAGCTGAATATGATGGCGTTTTACAGGTTTCTTTAAATGTGGTTTTTACAGAACTTCACCTGGATCAATGTTTTGTGCATATGATAATATGACTATAAATTTAGCTTATTCATATAATATTTGGGGCAGTATAATCTATAACCATGACTTCAAAAATTAAAGGTCAAAAggattcttttgttttaaatctgcTAACCTGAAAATTATACAAGGGTTTTTCTTTCAAGAATTTTAACTTGACAAATGCAAAGGAATATCCAGCACTGCAAAGGTAAAGAGAAATCTTAGTTCCTTGTCTTATAAGCACCACCAGTTCCTTTCTGGCCTTCCAGGGTCAGAACTCTGGGCTCCGAGGAGATACAACTGTGAGTGAGAGAGTAGCTGCTGTGCTGGCAGGCTATGCATCCAGAACTAAACAGACCTAGCACTTTCTGTTGTACTGGAACCCATTAGGTATGTTCTaaagttatgtttattttactttcctgCTCCTGTAAATTAGGATTTTAAATGACTACATTCAGAGGAAAGTATTCCACCCAGAATTCTCAAATGTattacctttttgttttattttattttagtttcttgagatggagttttgctcttgttgcccaggctggagtgcaatggcatgatcttggctcactgcaacctctgcctccagggttcaagcgattctcctgcctcaacctcccaagtagctgagattacaggcatgcgccatcatgcctggctaattttgtatttttgggtttcaccatgttggtcaggctggtctcgaactcctgacctcaagtgatctctccgccttggcttcccaaagtgctgggattacaggtgtgagccactgtacccagccctcaTTTTGATATACTAGAAGACCAATATGCAACATAATGATTATTTTGAATGTTATATTCCCTTTTGCCTTAATGAGCAACAGTCTATGTATCCCTTTTCTGGTgctttgtaacaaattaccacaagtaattgttttaaaacacCATCTATTTGTTATGTCACAGTCCTGTACCATGTGGCTGAGTTGTCTGCTCAGGTATTCTCAAGGCTGAAATGAACACAGCTGGGCTGTGTTCTCTTTTGCA belongs to Theropithecus gelada isolate Dixy chromosome 6, Tgel_1.0, whole genome shotgun sequence and includes:
- the LOC112625707 gene encoding protocadherin alpha-C2 isoform X1 gives rise to the protein MEQAGTRPAATEHSRLRRPMPWLLLLPLRLLLLLLLLPGPAASQLRYSVPEEQTPGALVGNVARALGLELRRLGPGCLRINHLGAPSPRYLELDLTSGALFVNERIDREALCEQRPRCLLSLEVLAHNPVAVSAVEVEILDINDNSPRFPRPNYQLQVSESVAPGARFHIESAQDPDVGANSVQTYELSPSEHFELDLKPLQENSKVLELVLRKGLDREQAALHHLVLTAVDGGIPARSGTAQISVRVLDTNDNSPAFDQSTYRVQLREDSPPGTLVVKLNASDPDEGSNGELRYSLSSYTSDRERQLFSIDASTGEVRVIGGLDYEEASSYQIYVQATDRGPVPMAGHCKVLVDIVDVNDNAPEVVLTDLYSPVPENATPNTIVAVLSVNDQDSGPNRKVSLGLEATLPFRLNGFGNSYTLVVSGPLDRERVAVYNITVTATDGGIPQLTSQRTLKVEISDINDNPPSFLEDSYSIYIQENNLPGVLLCTVQATDPDEKENAEVTYSLLEREIQGLPVTSYVSINSASGSLYAVNSFDYEKFREFFVTVEAQDKGIPPLSSTVTANVYVVDMNDHAPHILYPTSTNSSAAFEMVPRTAPAGYLVTKVIAMDSDSGQNAWLFYHLAQTSDLDLFKVELHTGEIRTTRKMGDESGSTFNLTVVVRDNGEPSLSASVAITVAVVDRVSKILPDTQRHVKSPRTYSEITLYLIIALSTVSFIFLLTIIILSIIKCYRYTAYGTACCGGFCGVRERCPAELYKQANNNIDARIPHGLKVQPHFIEVRGNGSLTKTYCYKACLTAGSGSDTFMFYNTGAQTGPGPSGAQAAVTDSRNLTGQSGQSAGNLIILKNEAISQNEPRQPNPDWRYSASLRAGMHSSVHLEEAGILRAGPGGPDQQWPTVSSATPEPEAGEVSPPVGAGVNSNSWTFKYGPGNPKQSGPGELPDKFIIPGSPAIISIRQEPTNNQIDKSDFITFGKKEETKKKKKKKKGNKTQEKKEKGNSTTDNSDQ